Proteins from a genomic interval of Salvelinus alpinus chromosome 7, SLU_Salpinus.1, whole genome shotgun sequence:
- the LOC139581250 gene encoding short coiled-coil protein B-like gives MSSDGDGDMENQAELEEKTRLINQVLELQHTLEDLSSRVDAVKEENLKLKSENQVLGQYIENLMSASSVFQTTDTKSKRK, from the exons ATGAGCTCCGACGGGGATG GTGACATGGAGAATCAGGCTGAGCTGGAAGAAAAGACCAGGCTTATAAACCAGGTGTTGGAGCTTCAGCACACTCTAGAAG ACCTGTCGTCGCGTGTGGATGCGGTGAAGGAGGAGAACCTGAAGTTGAAGTCTGAGAACCAGGTTCTGGGTCAGTACATCGAGAACCTTATGTCTGCCTCCAGCGTGTTCCAGACCACTGACACCAAGAGCAAACGAAAATAA